One Drosophila willistoni isolate 14030-0811.24 chromosome XL unlocalized genomic scaffold, UCI_dwil_1.1 Seg142, whole genome shotgun sequence genomic region harbors:
- the LOC6652959 gene encoding mitochondrial import receptor subunit TOM40 homolog 1: protein MGNAFANNPFNDGEKNNLFSFFGIRTANERDGYDIDQYQQRQDKDHSSSFTKAPPAAAPPTPTPPPPPPTPSPTTANTSEEPMSWRRWADELSDKSEKRNPGTVADLHRRCREIIPTPFDGLKIIKNMALNDQLGIGHALTLSVPGNSLYQFSASYIGDHHHIVTGENFPTLTGEIDAKGNLTANITNYLSARIRSKFSATMVDSEVVHSQLSADYLGDDFTFSLILNNVDVKQRTGVIVASYLQELMPTLSVGVELIYQTDETVPGGHAAVVSTVARYQSGNKQWSGSININSLELCYSQSYGQCLRACVEMQADFLKRQALGQLAYHCTLPSAQFNFRGCIDTRGVISAVWEKRLEPLPMLWVIAARMNHVSGNFLLGIGTVMD, encoded by the coding sequence ATGGGCAATGCATTTGCAAATAATCCCTTTAACGATGGAGAGAAAAATAAcctctttagtttttttggtATACGTACGGCCAATGAAAGAGATGGCTATGATATAGATCAATACCAGCAACGACAAGACAAAGATCATAGTTCGTCCTTTACGAAAGctccaccagcagcagcaccgccaacaccaacaccacccCCACCACCGCCAACACCTTCCCCGACGACTGCTAACACATCTGAAGAGCCAATGAGTTGGAGACGATGGGCAGATGAATTAAGTGACAAATCAGAGAAGAGAAATCCTGGCACAGTGGCCGATTTACATCGACGATGTCGTGAGATCATACCGACACCATTCGACGGTCTGAAGATAATCAAAAACATGGCCTTAAATGACCAATTGGGCATAGGACATGCCCTAACATTGTCAGTGCCTGGCAATTCGTTGTATCAGTTTAGTGCCAGTTATATTGGCGACCATCATCATATCGTGACCGGAGAGAATTTTCCTACGCTGACGGGCGAAATTGATGCCAAGGGGAATCTGACGGCCAATATTACCAACTATTTGTCGGCGCGCATACGCAGTAAATTCAGTGCCACCATGGTCGATTCAGAGGTAGTGCACAGTCAACTGAGCGCGGATTACTTGGGCGACGATTTCACCTTTTCGCTGATACTGAACAATGTGGATGTGAAGCAACGTACCGGTGTGATAGTGGCCTCATACCTGCAGGAGTTGATGCCAACACTATCAGTCGGCGTGGAGCTTATCTATCAAACCGATGAAACGGTGCCGGGCGGTCATGCGGCCGTTGTATCCACTGTGGCGCGCTATCAGAGCGGCAATAAGCAATGGTCGGGATCGATTAATATCAATTCATTGGAATTGTGCTATTCTCAGTCATACGGCCAATGCTTGCGTGCCTGTGTGGAAATGCAGGCAGATTTTCTGAAACGTCAAGCCCTCGGACAATTGGCCTATCATTGCACCTTGCCGAGTGCTCAATTCAATTTTCGGGGTTGCATTGATACGCGTGGGGTAATTAGCGCTGTGTGGGAGAAGCGACTGGAACCGTTGCCAATGTTATGGGTGATTGCTGCTAGAATGAATCATGTATCGGGTAATTTTCTTTTAGGCATTGGCACGGTCATGGATTAG